The Clostridium chauvoei genome has a window encoding:
- the rnc gene encoding ribonuclease III, whose amino-acid sequence MNRFNIKEVENTIGLSFNENKLLKTALTHSSYANQHKDQEYNERFEFLGDAILQLCVTEYLFLNYKNKSEGELTKIRSLIVCENSLYEIGKKLNLGNFLRISRGEELTGGRERVSIIADSVEALIAAIYLDKGLEFVKDFILGYFEEIITMAINNDIVLDYKTKLQEELQKSGEVSIVYELLKYEGPPHRRKFFTAVIIDHKEFGRGEGYSKKESEQNAAKAALKVLEEVNE is encoded by the coding sequence ATGAATAGATTTAATATTAAAGAAGTTGAAAATACTATAGGACTTTCTTTTAATGAAAATAAACTTTTAAAAACTGCATTAACTCATAGTTCATATGCAAATCAACATAAGGATCAAGAATATAATGAGCGTTTTGAGTTTTTAGGAGATGCAATATTACAATTATGTGTAACTGAGTATTTATTTTTAAATTATAAAAATAAAAGTGAGGGTGAATTAACTAAAATTAGAAGCTTAATTGTATGTGAAAATTCCTTATATGAAATAGGGAAAAAATTAAACCTTGGTAATTTTTTAAGAATTAGTAGAGGAGAAGAATTGACAGGGGGGAGAGAAAGGGTTTCTATTATAGCTGATTCAGTAGAAGCTTTAATAGCTGCCATATATTTAGATAAAGGTTTAGAGTTTGTTAAAGACTTTATATTAGGATATTTTGAAGAAATAATAACAATGGCAATAAATAATGATATAGTCTTAGATTACAAAACAAAATTACAAGAAGAACTTCAAAAGTCAGGAGAAGTTTCAATTGTATATGAACTTTTAAAATATGAAGGTCCTCCTCATAGAAGAAAATTCTTTACAGCTGTAATAATAGATCATAAAGAATTTGGACGAGGTGAAGGATACAGTAAAAAAGAATCAGAACAAAATGCTGCAAAGGCGGCTTTGAAAGTTTTGGAGGAAGTTAATGAGTAG
- the ftsY gene encoding signal recognition particle-docking protein FtsY, protein MFGKFFDNLKTGLTKTRDALTDKINEALNLAITIDDDLYEELEEILVMSDIGMETTMDIIDALKAKIRKEKINDTKEVYPALKAVIKDMLLEGVSVPEKKDGKEVLLVIGVNGVGKTTSIGKLAAKNKAEGKKVLLAAADTFRAAAIDQLEVWSKRAEVDLVRHQEGSDPAAVVFDAITASKSRNVDLLICDTAGRLHNKKNLMDELGKIGRIIEREYEGANKETLLVLDATTGQNAVIQAKQFMEVCPIDGIILTKLDGTAKGGVVISIKNTLNIPVRYIGVGEGIDDLQEFDAESFAEALF, encoded by the coding sequence GTGTTTGGAAAATTTTTTGACAACTTAAAAACAGGACTAACTAAAACAAGAGATGCGTTAACAGATAAAATAAATGAAGCGTTAAATCTTGCAATTACAATTGATGATGATCTTTATGAAGAACTTGAAGAAATACTAGTAATGTCAGATATAGGTATGGAAACTACCATGGATATTATAGATGCATTAAAAGCAAAAATAAGAAAAGAAAAGATAAATGATACTAAAGAAGTTTATCCAGCTTTAAAAGCAGTTATAAAAGATATGCTATTAGAAGGAGTTTCAGTACCAGAAAAGAAAGATGGTAAAGAAGTTCTTTTAGTTATAGGGGTAAATGGAGTGGGAAAAACTACTTCAATTGGAAAACTTGCAGCAAAAAATAAGGCTGAAGGTAAAAAAGTTTTACTTGCAGCAGCAGATACTTTTAGAGCAGCTGCGATAGATCAATTAGAAGTTTGGAGCAAAAGAGCAGAAGTTGACTTAGTAAGACATCAAGAAGGCTCAGATCCCGCTGCAGTAGTTTTTGATGCTATTACAGCTTCTAAATCAAGAAATGTAGATCTTTTAATATGTGATACAGCAGGTAGACTTCATAATAAAAAGAATCTTATGGATGAGCTAGGTAAGATAGGAAGAATAATTGAAAGAGAATATGAAGGTGCAAATAAAGAAACACTATTAGTATTAGATGCAACAACAGGACAAAATGCAGTTATTCAAGCTAAGCAATTTATGGAGGTATGTCCTATAGATGGTATCATATTAACAAAGTTAGATGGTACAGCTAAGGGTGGCGTTGTAATTTCAATTAAAAACACATTAAATATTCCAGTTAGATACATTGGAGTAGGAGAAGGTATTGATGATCTTCAAGAATTTGATGCAGAAAGCTTTGCAGAAGCATTATTTTAA
- a CDS encoding acetate kinase: MKILVINCGSSSLKYQLIDMTTEEALAQGVVERIGIEGSILTQKVDGREKYILEKPMKDHKDAIRLVLEVLVDKENGVIASMDEISAVGHRVVHGGEKYSKSVIVDDEVIKNIEECFKLAPLHNPPNMIGINACKELMPNTPMVVVFDTAFHQTMKEEAYIYALPYELYENNSIRKYGFHGTSHKYVSQKVADVLAQDVKDLKIITCHLGNGASLCAIKNGVSIDTTMGFTPLEGIVMGTRSGSIDPAIATYLIKECNYTVDEVNDLLNKKSGVLGISGVSSDFRDIEMAAVEKNNKRAQLALDIFHYKIRAQIGAYTAIMGGVDVIVFTAGVGENSPETREECLKGLEYLGVEIDKERNKVRGKIREISKEGCKVKAFVIPTNEELMIARDTMELVKNKY; encoded by the coding sequence ATGAAAATATTAGTAATTAATTGTGGTAGTTCATCATTAAAATATCAGTTAATAGATATGACAACTGAAGAAGCTTTGGCTCAAGGAGTTGTTGAGAGAATCGGAATTGAAGGTTCTATTTTAACTCAAAAAGTTGATGGAAGAGAAAAATATATTTTAGAAAAACCGATGAAAGATCATAAAGATGCTATAAGACTAGTTTTAGAAGTGCTAGTAGATAAAGAAAACGGGGTTATAGCATCTATGGATGAAATAAGTGCTGTTGGACATAGAGTAGTACATGGAGGGGAAAAATATTCAAAATCAGTTATAGTAGATGATGAAGTTATAAAAAATATTGAAGAATGCTTTAAATTAGCACCACTTCATAATCCACCTAACATGATTGGAATAAATGCATGTAAAGAGTTAATGCCAAACACACCTATGGTAGTTGTTTTTGATACTGCGTTTCACCAAACAATGAAGGAGGAGGCATATATTTATGCTCTTCCTTACGAGCTTTATGAAAACAATTCCATAAGGAAATATGGTTTCCATGGAACTTCACATAAGTATGTTTCACAAAAAGTTGCTGATGTTTTGGCACAGGATGTAAAGGATTTAAAGATTATTACTTGTCATTTAGGCAATGGTGCAAGTCTTTGTGCTATAAAAAATGGTGTATCAATAGATACAACAATGGGATTTACACCTCTTGAGGGAATAGTAATGGGTACTAGATCAGGAAGTATAGATCCAGCTATAGCTACATACTTAATAAAAGAATGTAACTATACTGTCGATGAAGTCAACGATTTATTAAATAAAAAATCAGGAGTGCTTGGAATTTCAGGGGTAAGTTCAGATTTTAGAGATATTGAAATGGCTGCAGTTGAAAAAAATAATAAGAGAGCTCAATTAGCTTTAGATATATTCCATTATAAAATAAGAGCTCAAATAGGAGCGTATACTGCTATAATGGGTGGAGTAGATGTAATCGTATTTACTGCTGGAGTTGGAGAAAATTCACCAGAGACAAGAGAAGAATGTTTAAAGGGCTTAGAGTATCTAGGTGTAGAAATAGATAAAGAAAGAAATAAAGTACGAGGAAAAATTAGAGAAATATCTAAAGAAGGATGCAAAGTAAAAGCTTTTGTAATACCAACTAATGAAGAGCTAATGATTGCAAGAGATACAATGGAATTGGTAAAAAATAAATATTAA
- the rpmF gene encoding 50S ribosomal protein L32, protein MGNPARKTYRAKRDSRRAQTFKLSLPGIVECPQCHEMKLAHRVCKNCGFYKGKEVVASSEE, encoded by the coding sequence ATGGGAAATCCTGCTAGAAAAACATATAGAGCAAAGAGAGATTCAAGAAGAGCTCAAACTTTTAAGTTAAGCTTACCTGGAATAGTTGAATGTCCACAATGTCATGAAATGAAATTAGCTCACAGAGTTTGTAAGAACTGTGGATTCTACAAAGGTAAAGAAGTAGTTGCTTCATCAGAAGAATAA
- the acpP gene encoding acyl carrier protein: MFEKIREIIAEKLSISEDDITMEASFVEDLNADSLDLVELMMALEDELDMEIPDEEAENFKTVGDVVKYLKANVEE, translated from the coding sequence ATGTTTGAAAAGATAAGAGAAATAATAGCTGAGAAATTAAGTATTAGTGAAGATGATATAACTATGGAAGCATCATTTGTTGAAGATTTAAACGCTGATTCATTAGACCTAGTGGAACTTATGATGGCTCTAGAAGATGAGTTAGATATGGAGATTCCAGACGAAGAAGCAGAAAACTTCAAAACTGTTGGAGACGTTGTTAAATATTTAAAAGCAAACGTTGAAGAATAA
- a CDS encoding DDE-type integrase/transposase/recombinase, which yields MDSIITYLITYNQYLIAIIGQLLLFISKHIPLNQMIFDDSNSPEYQKFKVDKLPTIIRFEKVDYILLLAYYKHKYNKTVKPVQRRNGKSIPKKTKCPKCGAPHEYIYDNNGSKGQFQCKVCGLTFKETNHTTKPIVFICPYCGATLTEQKQRKHFKIHKCNNSKCLYYQRNLKNLPKNIDPCDKYKYKLHYIYREFNINFFKMDLYPISKHATGFSFKKFSPHIMGLCLTYHVNCKMSTRQTAHVLKEVHGIKISHRTVANYALTAAAVIKPFVDTFDYKPSKILSADETYIKVKGIKHYVWIVMDACKRSILGYQVSDTRDTGPCILAMRMAFDKFKDFPGKALNFVADGYSSYPLAKQQFELEKNKEFNLTQVIGLTNDDPVSEEFRWVKQVVERLNRTFKSSYRGTCGYGSDEGALYGFSLWVAYYNFLRPHPYNYWRPLNELKQLDGIDNMSAKWQILISLGQQTILHMQESQTS from the coding sequence ATGGATTCAATTATAACTTATTTAATTACTTATAATCAATATTTAATTGCCATTATCGGTCAATTACTTTTATTCATCTCAAAACATATTCCACTTAACCAGATGATATTTGATGATTCTAATAGTCCAGAATACCAAAAATTCAAAGTAGATAAGCTACCCACAATTATTAGATTTGAAAAGGTAGACTATATATTACTTTTAGCTTATTACAAACATAAATATAACAAGACCGTAAAACCCGTCCAAAGACGGAACGGGAAGTCTATCCCTAAAAAAACTAAATGTCCTAAGTGTGGTGCACCACATGAATATATATACGATAACAATGGCAGTAAAGGACAGTTTCAATGTAAAGTTTGTGGTCTTACATTTAAAGAAACTAATCACACAACTAAACCAATAGTATTTATATGTCCTTATTGCGGTGCTACGCTTACGGAACAAAAGCAACGCAAGCACTTTAAAATACATAAATGCAATAATTCTAAATGCTTATACTATCAAAGAAATCTTAAGAATCTTCCAAAGAATATTGATCCTTGTGATAAATACAAGTATAAGCTTCATTACATATATCGTGAATTTAATATTAACTTCTTTAAAATGGATCTATATCCAATATCAAAACATGCTACCGGATTTAGTTTTAAGAAGTTTAGCCCGCATATAATGGGACTATGCTTGACTTATCACGTTAATTGTAAAATGTCTACAAGACAAACAGCTCATGTTTTAAAAGAAGTTCATGGAATAAAAATTTCACATAGAACTGTTGCTAATTATGCTCTAACAGCAGCTGCTGTTATTAAGCCGTTTGTTGATACCTTTGATTACAAACCCTCTAAAATACTTTCTGCCGATGAAACTTATATAAAAGTAAAAGGCATTAAGCATTATGTCTGGATTGTAATGGATGCTTGTAAAAGGTCTATTCTAGGTTATCAAGTATCTGATACAAGAGATACTGGCCCTTGTATACTAGCAATGCGTATGGCTTTTGATAAGTTTAAAGACTTCCCTGGAAAAGCTTTAAACTTCGTTGCCGATGGTTACAGTTCATATCCGTTAGCGAAGCAACAATTTGAATTAGAAAAAAATAAAGAATTTAATCTAACTCAAGTTATCGGACTTACTAACGATGATCCAGTATCTGAAGAATTTCGTTGGGTTAAGCAAGTTGTAGAGCGTTTAAACCGTACCTTTAAATCTTCCTACAGGGGTACCTGTGGTTATGGAAGTGATGAAGGTGCTCTTTATGGCTTCTCCCTTTGGGTTGCTTATTACAACTTCTTACGCCCGCATCCTTACAATTACTGGCGCCCTTTAAACGAATTAAAGCAACTAGATGGTATTGACAATATGTCTGCAAAGTGGCAAATTCTTATCAGTCTCGGTCAACAAACCATATTACATATGCAAGAATCACAAACTTCTTGA
- a CDS encoding YceD family protein — MIIQFSDLISQKNRKKEINVTYDLSPIYYDGDKIKALEAVNVNGEAKSFEDIIVIKASIKTKLELHCSRCLEAFIYPIDIDIEERFTNNRELLQEDEEVVFVDGDSIDITEVVENIIISTLPIKRLCVDNCKGLCHQCGKNLNNDTCQCTTNDVDLRLAKLQELFGNKEV, encoded by the coding sequence ATGATTATACAGTTTTCAGATTTAATATCACAAAAGAATAGAAAAAAAGAAATCAATGTAACATACGATTTATCTCCAATTTATTACGATGGAGATAAAATAAAAGCATTAGAAGCTGTTAATGTTAATGGAGAAGCAAAATCTTTTGAAGACATAATAGTTATTAAAGCTTCTATAAAAACAAAACTTGAACTACATTGTTCAAGATGCCTAGAGGCCTTTATCTATCCAATAGATATTGATATAGAAGAAAGGTTTACAAATAACAGGGAACTTCTTCAAGAAGATGAAGAAGTGGTATTTGTAGATGGTGATTCAATAGATATCACCGAAGTTGTTGAAAATATTATTATTTCAACCTTACCTATTAAGAGACTTTGCGTAGACAACTGTAAGGGACTTTGTCACCAATGCGGTAAAAATCTTAATAACGACACTTGTCAATGTACGACAAATGATGTAGACTTAAGACTGGCAAAGCTTCAAGAGTTGTTTGGAAATAAGGAGGTGTAA
- the plsX gene encoding phosphate acyltransferase PlsX, whose translation MKIAIDGMGGDNAPKAVVEGVILALKEYDGIEYYITGKAEEIEEELKKYKYDEKLVKVIDAREVISPNEHPVMALKRKKDSSICKALKLVKDKECDAVISGGSTGAFLAGCTLLVGRIKGVERPALAPIMPGKNGSFMIVDAGANVDSKPSYLVQFAHMGKIYYQEVLGKKNPSVGLVNIGAEEEKGNELTKAAHKLLKEEENLNFVGNVEPRETSSGDVNVLVCDGFVGNTLLKMYEGVAKTLLSMIKEEILSSGIKSKIGAALLGPVFKKLKIKFDYKEYGGAPFLGVEGICIKAHGSSDSKAFKNAIRQTKTFYDNEVLEKIKQELKNNI comes from the coding sequence ATGAAAATAGCTATAGACGGTATGGGTGGAGATAATGCACCTAAAGCTGTAGTTGAGGGAGTTATATTGGCTCTTAAGGAATACGACGGTATAGAATATTATATAACAGGTAAAGCTGAAGAAATAGAAGAAGAACTAAAGAAGTACAAGTATGACGAAAAACTTGTAAAGGTTATAGACGCAAGAGAAGTAATATCTCCAAATGAGCATCCTGTAATGGCTTTAAAAAGAAAAAAAGACTCTAGTATATGTAAGGCGTTAAAACTAGTTAAAGATAAAGAGTGTGATGCAGTTATATCAGGAGGAAGTACAGGAGCATTTTTAGCTGGATGTACATTGTTGGTAGGAAGAATCAAAGGGGTTGAAAGACCTGCATTAGCACCAATTATGCCGGGAAAAAATGGTAGCTTTATGATAGTAGATGCTGGCGCAAATGTTGATTCTAAACCAAGTTATTTGGTCCAATTTGCACATATGGGTAAAATTTATTATCAAGAAGTTTTAGGTAAAAAAAATCCTAGTGTAGGACTTGTCAATATTGGAGCAGAAGAAGAAAAGGGAAATGAGCTTACAAAAGCTGCACATAAACTTTTAAAAGAAGAAGAAAATTTAAACTTTGTAGGAAATGTAGAGCCAAGAGAAACTTCATCAGGAGATGTAAATGTACTTGTATGTGATGGTTTTGTTGGAAACACATTATTAAAGATGTATGAGGGTGTAGCTAAAACACTTTTAAGTATGATAAAAGAAGAAATATTATCTTCAGGAATTAAAAGTAAAATTGGAGCTGCTTTATTAGGACCAGTATTTAAAAAATTAAAAATAAAATTTGATTATAAAGAATACGGTGGAGCGCCATTTTTAGGTGTTGAAGGTATTTGTATAAAGGCTCATGGAAGTTCAGATTCCAAGGCTTTTAAAAATGCTATAAGACAAACAAAAACTTTTTATGATAATGAAGTATTAGAAAAGATAAAGCAAGAGTTAAAAAATAATATATAA
- the smc gene encoding chromosome segregation protein SMC yields the protein MFLKSLEIRGFKSFADKTQLKFKEGVTAVVGPNGSGKSNISDSVRWVLGEQSVKTLRGGKMEDVIFAGTQFRKPVGLAQVSLTLDNSDNSLDTEYNEVTVTRRIFRSGETEYLINNKKCRLKDINTLFMDTGIGKEGYSLIGQGKIEAILSGKPEDRRSLLEEAAGIVKFKSRKEEAEKKLSNTENNLIRIRDIIATYEERVGPLKEEREKAIRYKTLAEDLKVKEVSILTYYIEKIEEEIKNINKDIIERKDAVEKKRLKLQKYKEELLDLNKNIEQLENKNEHEKREYYNKKDKLTKSSSDIEIFKERINNLNESIEKDKLSLKELEEALVNSNNEKDILLKDLEVKIKNQQDKEQEIEALEKSIRDLSNEIKEVSDTLKVLKDDEFEILRKISEIKNSIVILEKDIISKNQLSANGESNLKTIEGNISINLATTKEIQENIENAIKERQQIQNDILENRKKIAILNGNVTKKELLIKNITRETNTLQGKLTTLKDLEKSYEGYQMSVKRLMERIETGKIKEGLGTKVLGEIFSVDREYETAIEIALGGAISNIITKDETIAKFLIEYLKKNNLGRATFLPLNIIKGNRLIVQKEIQNIDGYLGIASDILKFNPIFKDIMDYCLGKTIIARDMDSALKISKLGKYKIKIVTLAGEVISSGGALTGGSIYKKNNSSILGRRRELLELEELISKNKEKYELEFKNLKEIKMQVQSLDEDNLNKSDDVHSKTIDITKFEGEIKALKNEAFKLKNSLDVSKKELLLNKDNLTKLKEQVVDKEKKLYELENKNEENKNRVIELQSKLEDKSKKVELDKENSIKLKIEKATLDESLQGKYSEIKRKEKEEIEREEKIKFLKLEAREKEESIVYLNRQIEEKEDLIEKYKNRINTLDEVFKNDEIEKISLKDKSKIKEGLINELVDIIRVEENELNKKEIANAKSESERDGYYKKLNEELNLTLAEAMEIAIEISSVSKIKDEIFILKSKITQLGTVNLAAIAEYEEVVEKYEFMSSQEEDLNKAKEELLSVISEMTVKMQGLFKENFKILNENFNETFNELFKGGNAELILSDGDELTANIDINVQPPGKKLQNINLMSGGEKVLSAIALLFAILKMKPTPFCILDEIEAALDDANVYRYAEFLKKFSNNIQFIVITHRKGTMEASDIMYGITMEEKGVSKVVSVDLTKNN from the coding sequence ATGTTTTTAAAATCCCTAGAAATTAGAGGTTTTAAATCTTTTGCAGATAAAACCCAGTTGAAATTTAAAGAAGGTGTAACTGCTGTAGTTGGACCAAATGGAAGTGGTAAAAGTAATATATCTGATTCAGTTAGATGGGTACTTGGAGAGCAAAGTGTTAAAACACTAAGAGGTGGAAAGATGGAGGATGTAATATTTGCTGGTACTCAATTTAGAAAGCCAGTAGGTCTTGCACAAGTGTCATTAACCTTAGATAACTCTGATAATTCGTTAGATACAGAATATAATGAAGTAACTGTTACAAGGAGAATATTTAGATCAGGAGAAACTGAATACTTAATAAATAATAAGAAATGTAGATTAAAAGATATAAATACATTATTTATGGATACAGGTATAGGGAAGGAAGGATATTCTTTAATTGGACAAGGTAAAATTGAAGCTATATTAAGCGGAAAACCAGAAGATAGAAGGTCACTTTTAGAAGAAGCAGCAGGGATAGTTAAATTTAAATCAAGAAAAGAAGAGGCTGAAAAAAAGTTATCAAATACAGAAAATAACTTAATTAGAATAAGGGATATAATAGCTACATATGAAGAGAGAGTAGGTCCTTTAAAGGAAGAAAGAGAAAAGGCTATTAGATACAAAACTTTAGCAGAAGATTTAAAGGTTAAAGAGGTATCAATTTTAACATACTACATAGAAAAAATAGAAGAAGAAATAAAGAACATTAATAAAGATATTATAGAACGAAAAGATGCTGTAGAAAAAAAGAGATTAAAACTTCAAAAATATAAAGAAGAACTTTTAGATTTAAATAAAAATATAGAACAACTAGAAAATAAAAATGAGCATGAGAAAAGGGAGTACTATAACAAAAAGGATAAGCTTACTAAAAGCTCTAGTGATATAGAGATATTTAAAGAGAGAATAAATAATTTAAATGAAAGTATAGAAAAGGATAAGTTAAGTTTAAAAGAGTTAGAGGAAGCTTTAGTAAATTCTAATAATGAAAAGGATATACTTTTAAAGGATTTAGAAGTAAAAATAAAAAATCAACAAGATAAAGAGCAAGAAATAGAGGCTTTAGAAAAAAGTATAAGGGATTTAAGTAATGAAATTAAAGAAGTATCAGATACTCTTAAAGTTTTAAAGGATGATGAATTTGAAATATTAAGAAAAATATCTGAGATAAAAAATAGTATAGTGATTTTAGAGAAAGATATTATAAGTAAAAATCAATTAAGTGCTAATGGTGAATCAAACTTAAAGACTATAGAGGGAAATATAAGCATTAACTTAGCAACAACAAAAGAAATACAAGAAAATATAGAAAATGCTATTAAAGAAAGACAACAAATTCAAAATGATATACTAGAAAATAGAAAAAAAATAGCTATATTAAATGGAAATGTAACGAAAAAAGAGCTTTTAATAAAAAATATTACAAGAGAAACAAATACACTGCAAGGTAAGCTTACAACTCTTAAAGATTTAGAAAAGAGTTATGAAGGATATCAAATGTCTGTGAAAAGGCTTATGGAAAGAATTGAAACAGGCAAAATTAAAGAAGGTTTAGGAACTAAAGTTTTAGGAGAAATATTTTCTGTAGATAGGGAATATGAAACTGCGATAGAAATTGCTTTAGGTGGAGCGATATCTAATATAATTACTAAAGATGAAACAATTGCAAAATTTCTTATAGAATATTTAAAGAAAAATAATCTAGGAAGAGCAACCTTCCTTCCACTTAATATAATTAAAGGAAATAGGCTAATAGTACAAAAGGAAATCCAAAATATAGATGGGTATTTAGGCATAGCTTCAGATATATTAAAGTTTAATCCTATCTTTAAAGATATAATGGATTATTGTCTTGGAAAAACTATTATTGCAAGAGATATGGATTCAGCTCTTAAAATATCTAAATTAGGAAAATATAAAATAAAAATAGTTACATTAGCAGGTGAAGTTATAAGTTCAGGAGGAGCTTTAACTGGTGGTAGTATATATAAAAAAAATAATTCAAGTATTTTAGGTAGAAGAAGAGAACTTTTAGAACTTGAAGAGCTAATATCCAAAAACAAAGAAAAATATGAATTAGAATTTAAAAATTTAAAAGAAATAAAAATGCAAGTACAATCTTTAGATGAAGATAATTTAAATAAAAGTGATGATGTGCATAGCAAAACTATAGATATTACTAAGTTTGAAGGGGAAATAAAAGCTTTAAAAAATGAAGCTTTTAAATTAAAAAATTCCTTAGATGTATCTAAAAAAGAACTTTTACTTAACAAAGATAATTTAACTAAACTTAAAGAACAAGTAGTAGATAAAGAGAAGAAACTATATGAACTTGAAAATAAAAATGAAGAAAATAAAAATAGGGTTATAGAACTTCAAAGTAAACTAGAAGATAAAAGTAAAAAGGTTGAATTAGACAAAGAAAATAGTATAAAACTAAAGATAGAAAAAGCAACATTAGATGAATCTCTTCAAGGAAAATATTCTGAAATAAAAAGAAAAGAAAAAGAAGAGATTGAAAGAGAAGAAAAAATTAAATTTTTAAAATTAGAAGCTAGGGAAAAAGAAGAAAGTATAGTATATTTAAATAGACAAATTGAAGAAAAAGAAGATTTAATAGAAAAGTATAAAAATAGAATAAATACTTTAGATGAAGTTTTTAAAAATGATGAAATAGAAAAAATCTCTTTAAAAGATAAATCTAAAATAAAAGAGGGACTAATTAATGAATTAGTTGATATAATAAGAGTTGAAGAAAATGAATTAAATAAAAAAGAAATAGCAAATGCCAAAAGTGAAAGTGAAAGAGATGGATATTATAAAAAGTTAAATGAAGAACTAAATCTTACTTTAGCAGAAGCTATGGAGATTGCTATAGAAATTTCTAGTGTTTCTAAAATAAAAGATGAAATTTTCATTTTAAAAAGCAAAATTACACAACTTGGAACTGTAAATTTAGCTGCAATAGCAGAATATGAAGAAGTTGTAGAAAAATATGAGTTTATGTCTTCACAAGAAGAAGACTTAAATAAGGCTAAAGAGGAACTTTTAAGCGTTATAAGTGAAATGACAGTTAAGATGCAAGGCTTATTTAAAGAAAACTTTAAGATATTAAATGAAAACTTTAATGAAACTTTCAATGAACTTTTTAAAGGTGGAAATGCTGAACTTATACTTTCAGATGGAGATGAATTAACAGCTAATATAGATATTAATGTTCAACCTCCAGGAAAAAAACTTCAAAATATAAATCTAATGTCTGGTGGAGAAAAAGTTCTTTCAGCTATAGCTCTTTTATTTGCTATATTAAAGATGAAACCAACGCCGTTTTGTATATTAGATGAAATAGAAGCAGCACTTGATGATGCTAATGTTTATAGATATGCAGAATTTTTAAAGAAGTTTTCAAATAACATTCAATTCATAGTAATAACTCATAGAAAGGGAACTATGGAGGCAAGTGACATAATGTATGGAATCACTATGGAGGAAAAAGGAGTATCCAAAGTAGTTTCAGTAGATTTAACTAAAAACAATTAG
- a CDS encoding elongator complex protein 3 yields MSRKYYIIPIFISHQGCPHQCVFCNQNRIAKEVIDEVTGEEVKKTILEYLETINNKEATIEVSFFGGTFTAIDVNKQKELLAVAKEFKEKGLIHKIRMSTRPDAINRYILDYLKEFKADIIELGVQSLDDEILKLSGRGHTAEDVYIASKLIKEYGFTLGHQIMPGLPGDSFDKDIETVKKSIEMKPDLCRIYPALVIKDTPMEDMYNRGDYIPYSLKDAVYISKEMYKLYNSAKVQVIRIGLQPTETITWGKDIIDGPFHPSFRELVESNLMCDEIKSRVASEDDIIVEVNSKDLSKLYANKKVYFNELKANHKGNIIVSTKDKLKRGTLRVIVVKKIEEVII; encoded by the coding sequence ATGAGTAGAAAATACTATATTATTCCTATATTTATATCTCATCAAGGATGTCCTCATCAATGTGTTTTTTGCAACCAAAATAGAATTGCAAAAGAAGTCATTGATGAAGTAACAGGAGAAGAAGTTAAAAAAACTATCTTAGAGTATCTAGAAACTATAAATAATAAAGAAGCTACAATAGAAGTTTCATTTTTTGGAGGAACTTTTACAGCTATAGATGTAAATAAGCAAAAGGAACTTTTAGCAGTAGCAAAAGAGTTTAAAGAAAAAGGGCTTATTCATAAAATAAGAATGTCTACAAGGCCAGATGCTATAAATAGATATATATTAGATTACTTAAAAGAATTTAAGGCAGATATAATAGAGCTTGGAGTACAGTCATTAGATGATGAAATTCTAAAATTATCAGGTAGAGGTCATACAGCAGAAGATGTTTATATAGCATCAAAGTTAATTAAGGAATATGGATTTACATTAGGTCATCAAATTATGCCAGGTCTTCCAGGAGATAGTTTTGATAAGGATATTGAAACAGTTAAAAAGTCAATAGAAATGAAACCAGATCTTTGTAGAATATATCCGGCTCTTGTTATAAAGGATACTCCTATGGAGGATATGTATAATAGAGGGGACTATATTCCATATAGCCTTAAAGATGCAGTTTACATATCAAAAGAAATGTATAAGTTATATAATTCGGCTAAAGTTCAAGTTATAAGAATAGGGCTTCAACCTACAGAAACTATAACTTGGGGAAAAGATATTATAGATGGTCCTTTTCATCCATCTTTTAGAGAACTTGTAGAAAGTAACTTAATGTGTGATGAAATAAAGTCAAGAGTAGCATCAGAAGATGATATAATAGTAGAAGTTAATTCTAAAGATTTAAGTAAATTATATGCTAATAAAAAAGTATATTTTAATGAACTTAAAGCAAATCATAAAGGAAATATAATAGTATCTACTAAAGATAAGTTAAAAAGAGGGACATTAAGAGTTATTGTAGTTAAAAAAATAGAAGAGGTAATAATATAA